The proteins below come from a single Mercenaria mercenaria strain notata chromosome 3, MADL_Memer_1, whole genome shotgun sequence genomic window:
- the LOC123524848 gene encoding testis expressed protein 56-like isoform X1 — translation MFLYLAVPPTVEYPDRAGMKCMCYENLMHIIKERVNIPPPRIYRVQKEHVPKIRLEGTRPSWTRKAMQGFYSNQQLQYPLTTIIVRWQLKRKLPKYDPETLKSIFAQYGEIKAIRILSPNSCLIIFKDISTACRVIQARCLGDPMNKLTCTWWHKSMANKCVAARAKGVSIKTDVFIV, via the exons ATGTTTCTGTATTTGGCAGTCCCGCCTACAGTGGAATACCCTGATCGAGCTGGCATGAAGTGTATGTGTTACGAAAACCTTATGCATATTATAAAAGAACGAGTGAATATTCCTCCGCCACGGATATACAGGGTTCAGAAGGAACACGTGCCTAAAATTAGGTTAGAAGG CACCAGACCAAGCTGGACAAGAAAAGCTATGCAAGGATTCTACAGCAACCAACAGCTACAATATCCTTTAACCACCATAATCGTAAGATGGCAACTCAAACGGAAGTTACCGAAATACGACCCGGAAACATTAAAATCCATTTTCGCGCAATATGGAGAAATTAAGGCTATTCGAATTTTAAGCCCAAACAGTTGTTTGATTATTTTCAAGGACATTTCGACGGCATGCCGCGTGATCCAGGCACGTTGTCTTGGTGATCCAATGAATAAGCTGACATGCACGTGGTGGCACAAATCAATGGCAAATAAATGCGTAGCTGCACGTGCAAAGGGAGTTTCGATAAAAACTGATGTTTTCATTGTTTAG
- the LOC123524848 gene encoding testis expressed protein 56-like isoform X2 — protein sequence MFLYLAVPPTVEYPDRAGMKCMCYENLMHIIKERVNIPPPRIYRVQKEHVPKISTRPSWTRKAMQGFYSNQQLQYPLTTIIVRWQLKRKLPKYDPETLKSIFAQYGEIKAIRILSPNSCLIIFKDISTACRVIQARCLGDPMNKLTCTWWHKSMANKCVAARAKGVSIKTDVFIV from the exons ATGTTTCTGTATTTGGCAGTCCCGCCTACAGTGGAATACCCTGATCGAGCTGGCATGAAGTGTATGTGTTACGAAAACCTTATGCATATTATAAAAGAACGAGTGAATATTCCTCCGCCACGGATATACAGGGTTCAGAAGGAACACGTGCCTAAAATTAG CACCAGACCAAGCTGGACAAGAAAAGCTATGCAAGGATTCTACAGCAACCAACAGCTACAATATCCTTTAACCACCATAATCGTAAGATGGCAACTCAAACGGAAGTTACCGAAATACGACCCGGAAACATTAAAATCCATTTTCGCGCAATATGGAGAAATTAAGGCTATTCGAATTTTAAGCCCAAACAGTTGTTTGATTATTTTCAAGGACATTTCGACGGCATGCCGCGTGATCCAGGCACGTTGTCTTGGTGATCCAATGAATAAGCTGACATGCACGTGGTGGCACAAATCAATGGCAAATAAATGCGTAGCTGCACGTGCAAAGGGAGTTTCGATAAAAACTGATGTTTTCATTGTTTAG